In Providencia zhijiangensis, a single window of DNA contains:
- a CDS encoding amidohydrolase: protein MMAAPIAALATTPADLMIVDGTVLTMDANNQVIENGTVVIDKNKIIAVGGPELATQYTAKKQLNVDGDIVMPGLINTHTHASMTVFRSLADDVPDRLHRYIFPLESKMVSREMVRVGANLANVEMVKGGVTTYVDMYYFEDEVAKTVDKIGMRAILGESVIKFPVADAKNADEGIAYAVSFINQYKDHPRITPAFAPHAPYTNTTEHLQKIAKLSQELNVPVMIHLAETDREQEEISKRTGGKSPVQYMADIGALNNKVIAAHAIMVDETDIDLLKQYDVGVAHNVSANTKSAKGVAPVTAMLAKGVRVGLGTDGPMSSNTLTTMNELNLVGKIHKLENKDRAAMPPITVVELATKGSAKAIHMEDKLGSLEVGKLADIIVVDTKSPNMVPMYSPYAALVYGANASNVRHTIVDGNLLMEDRKVLTVDENAIVKEALQFADQVRKTVVASGETVK, encoded by the coding sequence ATGATGGCAGCACCTATCGCGGCACTTGCCACCACTCCAGCGGATTTAATGATTGTTGATGGTACCGTTTTGACGATGGATGCCAATAATCAAGTTATTGAAAATGGAACCGTTGTTATTGATAAAAATAAAATTATCGCAGTCGGTGGCCCTGAGCTTGCCACGCAATATACCGCAAAAAAACAGCTAAATGTTGATGGCGATATTGTCATGCCCGGGTTAATCAACACCCATACTCACGCATCCATGACCGTATTTCGTTCCCTCGCCGATGATGTTCCCGACCGTTTACACCGTTATATTTTTCCATTAGAGAGCAAGATGGTTTCCCGTGAAATGGTGCGAGTAGGCGCTAACTTAGCCAACGTCGAGATGGTCAAAGGTGGTGTCACGACTTACGTGGATATGTACTATTTCGAAGACGAGGTGGCAAAAACCGTCGATAAAATTGGTATGCGTGCGATCCTTGGGGAATCTGTGATCAAATTCCCTGTTGCTGATGCTAAAAATGCAGATGAAGGTATCGCTTATGCCGTGAGTTTTATCAACCAATACAAAGACCACCCTCGCATTACGCCAGCTTTTGCTCCTCACGCACCTTATACCAACACCACTGAGCATCTACAAAAAATCGCTAAGCTTTCTCAAGAACTTAATGTTCCAGTGATGATCCACTTAGCAGAAACCGATCGAGAACAAGAAGAAATTTCCAAACGTACTGGCGGCAAAAGCCCGGTTCAATATATGGCAGATATCGGCGCCCTGAATAATAAAGTGATTGCCGCTCATGCCATTATGGTTGATGAAACCGATATCGACCTGCTCAAACAGTATGATGTCGGTGTGGCTCATAATGTCAGTGCGAATACCAAATCAGCTAAAGGTGTTGCTCCAGTGACTGCGATGTTAGCGAAAGGGGTACGTGTAGGCTTAGGAACCGATGGCCCGATGTCCAGCAATACCTTAACGACCATGAACGAACTAAATTTGGTGGGTAAAATTCATAAGCTCGAAAATAAAGATAGAGCTGCAATGCCGCCCATTACCGTGGTTGAATTAGCGACCAAAGGCTCCGCGAAAGCCATTCACATGGAAGATAAGTTAGGCTCTTTAGAGGTGGGGAAATTGGCGGATATCATCGTTGTCGATACAAAATCACCAAATATGGTACCGATGTATAGCCCTTATGCCGCACTGGTTTATGGGGCGAATGCTTCTAATGTACGCCATACCATTGTGGACGGAAATCTATTAATGGAAGACCGCAAAGTGCTCACCGTTGATGAGAATGCGATTGTGAAAGAAGCCCTGCAATTTGCTGATCAAGTTCGTAAAACCGTGGTTGCTAGCGGTGAAACAGTGAAATAA
- a CDS encoding EamA family transporter, producing MSLYVLLSVLFAAFCHASWNALVKFGNDRFFGLVMIAIFSGVLTIPALFWFGLPSPDAVPWLALSVLFHIGYIYFLSQAYNHGDLSQIYPISRGSAPLITALLSIVLFNESLPFMSFVGIIFIISGVVAIAFAGRKFSLNIKGKALIFALCTAFFTACYTLSDGYGARASQDPVVYTLWLFLLNGAVLAIPGVMKYKRSLLHGFGQYWRSGLLGGLMQLISYGIAIWAMSQAPIVLVAAIRETSVLFAMFLSIVFLKEKFNGMRVLACIVILLGVLLAKLSS from the coding sequence ATGTCCCTATACGTTCTGCTTTCTGTGCTGTTTGCCGCGTTTTGCCATGCCAGTTGGAATGCTCTGGTGAAATTTGGTAATGACCGCTTCTTTGGTTTGGTGATGATTGCCATTTTTTCTGGGGTTTTAACTATTCCAGCCCTCTTTTGGTTTGGGCTACCGTCTCCTGATGCCGTCCCATGGTTAGCTTTGTCAGTACTATTTCACATCGGTTATATCTATTTTCTCAGCCAAGCATACAACCATGGTGATCTCAGCCAGATTTACCCTATTTCTCGCGGCTCAGCCCCTTTAATCACTGCGTTATTAAGTATTGTTTTATTTAATGAATCCTTACCATTTATGAGTTTTGTAGGGATTATTTTTATTATTTCAGGGGTGGTAGCCATCGCGTTTGCAGGTCGAAAATTCTCTTTGAACATCAAAGGTAAAGCCCTTATCTTTGCGCTGTGTACCGCCTTCTTTACCGCCTGTTATACCCTCTCGGATGGATATGGCGCGAGAGCCAGCCAAGATCCTGTTGTTTATACCCTATGGCTGTTTTTATTAAATGGCGCAGTACTCGCCATTCCCGGTGTGATGAAATACAAACGTTCGCTACTGCACGGATTTGGACAATATTGGCGCTCAGGTTTGCTTGGTGGGTTAATGCAGCTAATTAGTTACGGCATTGCAATCTGGGCAATGAGCCAAGCGCCAATCGTACTCGTTGCTGCTATTCGCGAAACTAGCGTCCTTTTCGCTATGTTTCTTTCCATTGTATTTCTTAAAGAGAAATTTAATGGAATGCGAGTCCTCGCCTGTATTGTCATCTTACTTGGGGTGTTACTGGCGAAACTATCCAGTTAA
- the nhaA gene encoding Na+/H+ antiporter NhaA has protein sequence MTAIIRKFLKLEAAGGLLLIIAAIVALIMANTPLQGAYQQFLDIPVAIKISTFELDKPLILWINDFLMAVFFLVVGLEVKRELLEGSLAGRDKAIFPAIAAVGGMIAPALVYLAFNGADDITRQGWAIPAATDIAFALGVMALLGKRVPTELKVFLLALAIIDDLGVIVIIAFFYTSSVSVVALSLAALCVAILCLMNWRRVENTAAYLVIGLILWVCILKSGVHATLAGVIVGFLIPLRGTNNTKPSEELEHVLHPWVVYLILPIFAFANSGVQLNGVTFDGLMSPLPLGVAAGLILGKPVGIFLFSWISVKVGLAKLPASINLKQVFAVSVLCGIGFTMSIFITGLAFEGLDEVYSTYSRLGILIGSTTAALLGYFMLRVVLPKPKVSHSDAK, from the coding sequence ATGACAGCAATTATTCGTAAATTTTTAAAGTTAGAAGCAGCAGGAGGGCTACTCCTAATTATTGCTGCCATTGTCGCTTTAATAATGGCTAATACGCCATTACAGGGAGCTTATCAGCAATTTTTAGATATTCCGGTAGCTATTAAAATCTCAACATTTGAATTAGATAAACCTCTGATTCTATGGATTAATGATTTCTTAATGGCCGTGTTTTTCCTGGTTGTTGGTTTAGAGGTAAAGCGCGAGTTATTGGAAGGATCCCTGGCAGGACGTGATAAAGCGATATTTCCGGCAATTGCAGCTGTGGGGGGAATGATTGCACCGGCGTTAGTTTACTTAGCGTTTAATGGTGCGGATGATATTACTCGTCAAGGGTGGGCTATCCCTGCAGCAACAGATATTGCGTTCGCGTTGGGTGTGATGGCGTTATTAGGTAAGCGTGTTCCTACGGAGCTCAAAGTATTTTTATTGGCATTAGCTATCATTGATGACCTTGGTGTCATTGTGATTATTGCCTTTTTCTATACCAGCTCAGTTTCTGTCGTTGCATTGAGTTTAGCGGCACTGTGTGTGGCAATACTGTGTCTAATGAACTGGCGACGAGTTGAAAACACCGCAGCTTACTTAGTGATTGGCTTAATCTTGTGGGTCTGTATTTTGAAATCAGGTGTTCATGCCACTCTGGCTGGAGTGATTGTTGGTTTCTTAATTCCATTAAGAGGGACTAATAATACAAAACCGTCGGAAGAATTAGAGCATGTGCTGCACCCTTGGGTTGTTTATCTCATATTGCCTATCTTTGCATTTGCAAATTCAGGCGTACAACTCAATGGCGTCACCTTTGATGGTTTAATGAGCCCATTACCACTTGGCGTCGCAGCGGGTTTGATACTGGGCAAACCAGTCGGTATTTTCTTATTTAGTTGGATTTCGGTAAAAGTAGGGTTGGCTAAATTGCCAGCATCGATTAACTTGAAGCAAGTGTTTGCTGTTTCTGTGCTTTGTGGGATCGGTTTTACTATGTCTATTTTTATCACCGGCCTCGCTTTTGAAGGGCTTGATGAAGTGTATAGTACCTACTCGAGACTGGGTATTTTAATCGGTTCCACAACAGCAGCATTGTTAGGGTACTTTATGTTAAGGGTAGTGTTACCGAAACCAAAAGTTTCGCACAGCGATGCAAAATAA
- the nhaR gene encoding transcriptional activator NhaR, which yields MRVSHLNFNHLYYFWHVCKEGSVVGAAEALYLTPQTITGQIKALEERLGGKLFKRQGRGLVPSELGQLIFRYADKMFMLSQEMLDIVNYSRESNLLFDVGVADALSKRLVSRVLETAVVEHEQIHLRCFESTHELLLEQLSQHKLDMILSDCPVDSSQQEGLFSVKLGECSVSFFCRQPVPKKPFPECLEERRLLIPGRRSMLGRHLLTWIRNKNLQVEVLGEFDDAALMKAFGMYHNAIFVAPSLYVKDIFADNEVQEIGRLDSVKEEYYVIFAERMIQHPAVQRVCNKDFSELFSAPFDNLEQKV from the coding sequence ATGCGGGTTTCACATCTTAATTTTAACCACCTTTACTATTTCTGGCATGTTTGCAAAGAAGGCTCTGTTGTCGGTGCCGCTGAGGCTCTTTACCTGACTCCACAGACAATTACTGGGCAAATTAAAGCACTCGAAGAGCGGTTAGGTGGAAAATTATTTAAACGCCAAGGTCGAGGGCTAGTGCCTTCTGAACTGGGACAACTGATTTTTCGTTATGCTGACAAAATGTTTATGCTCAGCCAAGAAATGCTGGATATCGTCAACTACAGCCGAGAATCTAACCTGCTGTTTGATGTAGGTGTGGCTGATGCATTATCGAAACGTTTAGTCAGTCGTGTACTAGAAACGGCAGTTGTCGAACATGAGCAGATTCATTTACGTTGCTTTGAATCGACTCATGAGCTGTTGCTGGAGCAATTAAGCCAGCACAAGCTGGATATGATTTTATCGGATTGCCCTGTGGACTCTTCACAGCAAGAGGGCCTGTTCTCCGTTAAATTAGGTGAATGCAGCGTCAGTTTTTTCTGCCGTCAGCCAGTACCGAAGAAACCATTTCCTGAATGTCTAGAAGAGCGCAGGTTATTAATTCCAGGGCGTCGCTCGATGCTTGGTCGCCATTTATTAACATGGATCCGCAATAAAAACCTGCAAGTTGAAGTACTTGGTGAGTTTGATGATGCAGCATTAATGAAAGCATTCGGGATGTATCACAATGCAATTTTTGTGGCGCCATCTTTATATGTAAAAGACATTTTTGCTGATAATGAAGTGCAAGAAATTGGCCGCTTAGATAGCGTTAAAGAAGAGTATTACGTGATTTTTGCGGAAAGAATGATCCAGCACCCGGCAGTACAACGTGTCTGTAACAAAGATTTTTCTGAGTTATTTTCCGCGCCGTTCGATAATTTAGAACAGAAAGTTTAG
- the rpsT gene encoding 30S ribosomal protein S20: MANIKSAKKRAVQSEKRRQHNASRRSMVRTFIKKVYLAIAAGDKEAAQKAFNDMQPLVDRHASKGLIHKNKAARHKANLVAQIKAM, translated from the coding sequence TTGGCTAATATCAAATCAGCTAAGAAACGTGCCGTTCAATCAGAGAAACGTCGCCAGCACAACGCTAGCCGTCGCTCTATGGTACGTACTTTTATTAAGAAAGTTTACCTTGCTATCGCTGCAGGCGATAAAGAAGCAGCTCAGAAAGCATTCAATGACATGCAACCTCTTGTTGATCGCCACGCTAGCAAAGGCCTGATCCACAAAAACAAAGCAGCACGTCATAAAGCTAACTTAGTTGCTCAAATCAAAGCAATGTAA
- the ribF gene encoding bifunctional riboflavin kinase/FAD synthetase, whose product MELIRGIQNIRSYHHGCVLTIGNFDGVHRGHQVLLQNLKLKGKQLGLPTVVMIFEPQPLEFFTGDKAPARLTRLRDKVKYLADSGVDYLLCVEFNQHFASLTPDAFVSDLLVDKLGVKYLAIGDDFRFGKNRMGDFSFLQQAGQKFGFEVADTESFCDSGVRVSSTAIRKAIQNNDLTLAENLLGHTYRISGRVVHGNQLGRTIGFPTANLPLKRLVTPVTGVYAVEVHGLGDRPVPGVANIGTRPTVSGKGTQLEVHLIDAHMDLYGRHIDVVLRKKLRDEQRFASLDALKEQIANDVVAAREYLAAIGIR is encoded by the coding sequence ATGGAGCTAATTCGCGGTATACAAAATATCCGGTCGTACCATCATGGTTGCGTACTGACTATTGGTAATTTTGATGGTGTTCATCGTGGGCACCAAGTATTACTTCAAAATTTGAAGCTCAAGGGTAAACAGTTAGGTTTACCAACTGTTGTGATGATCTTTGAACCACAACCCCTTGAATTTTTTACGGGTGATAAGGCTCCTGCGCGTTTGACACGCCTAAGAGATAAAGTGAAGTACCTTGCTGATAGCGGGGTCGATTATCTGTTATGTGTGGAATTTAACCAGCATTTTGCCTCATTAACACCCGATGCTTTTGTGTCTGACTTGTTAGTTGACAAACTCGGTGTGAAATATCTTGCCATCGGTGATGATTTCCGGTTCGGAAAAAATCGGATGGGTGATTTTTCTTTTTTACAGCAAGCCGGTCAAAAGTTTGGTTTTGAAGTCGCAGACACCGAAAGCTTTTGTGATTCAGGTGTGCGCGTCAGCAGCACTGCAATCCGTAAAGCGATACAAAACAATGATCTGACATTAGCTGAAAATTTATTAGGTCACACATACCGCATTAGTGGGCGTGTGGTTCACGGTAATCAGCTAGGTCGTACGATAGGTTTTCCGACAGCAAACCTACCGTTAAAACGTTTAGTCACACCGGTGACTGGCGTGTATGCTGTAGAAGTTCATGGTCTGGGCGATAGGCCTGTACCGGGCGTGGCAAACATTGGCACACGCCCAACGGTATCTGGAAAAGGTACCCAGTTAGAAGTCCATCTGATTGATGCACATATGGATTTATATGGGCGTCATATTGATGTTGTGTTACGTAAAAAATTACGTGACGAACAGCGGTTTGCTTCGTTGGACGCGCTGAAGGAGCAAATTGCTAATGATGTAGTTGCAGCTAGAGAATATCTCGCAGCAATTGGAATCAGATAA
- the ileS gene encoding isoleucine--tRNA ligase, with the protein MSDYKNTLNLPETGFPMRGDLAKREPQMLERWYKEGLYQAIRKAKSGKKTFILHDGPPYANGSIHIGHSVNKILKDIIIKSKGLAGFDSPYIPGWDCHGLPIEHKVEQIVGKPGEKVSAAEFRAKCREYAKEQIEGQKADFIRLGVLGEWDKPYLTMDFKTEANIIRALAKTVANGHLVKGAKPVHWCTACGSSLAEAEVEYYDKTSPSIYVRFPAVDSKAVCEKFGVSSDKTPSLVIWTTTPWTLPANRAISLNPEFKYSLVDANGDLVILATDLVEEVMKTVGVESWTVLGECEGSALELLRFAHPFMGFDVPAILGDHVTLDAGTGAVHTAPGHGPEDYVVGQKYGLETANPVGPDGCFLPNTYPGLDGLFIFKANDVVLEILNEKGLLMYKKAISHSYPCCWRHKTPVIFRATPQWFIGMDKNGLREQSLKEIDIVQWIPGWGRARIESMVENRPDWCISRQRTWGTPMSLFVHKETEELHPRTLELMEEVAKRVEVDGIQAWWDLDPAELLGADAETYRKVPDTLDVWFDSGSTHFAVVDARPEFHGNSADMYLEGSDQHRGWFMSSLMLSTAMKGKAPYRQVLTHGFTVDGQGRKMSKSLGNTVSPQDVMNKLGADILRLWVASTDYTGEIAVSDEILKRAADSYRRIRNTARFLLANLNGFNPETDMVKPEDMVVLDRWAVGRALEAQKEITKAYDEYDFLGVIQRLMHFCSIEMGSFYLDIIKDRQYTAKSDSVARRSCQTALFHIVEALVRWIAPVLSFTSDEIWNELPGKRAQFVLTEEWYNGLFGLDESEAMNDGFWSELLAVRGEVNKVLEQARTDKHIGGSLEASVTLYADSTLAVKLNSLGDELRFALLTSQANVADIATAPADAQDSELKGLKIAFRKAAGEKCPRCWHYASDIGAAAEQPEICGRCVTNVAGNGELRKFA; encoded by the coding sequence ATGAGTGACTATAAAAATACCCTGAATCTACCAGAAACAGGGTTCCCAATGCGTGGCGATCTCGCTAAACGCGAACCACAGATGTTAGAGCGCTGGTACAAAGAAGGTTTGTATCAGGCAATCCGTAAAGCAAAATCGGGCAAGAAAACCTTTATTCTGCACGATGGTCCTCCGTATGCTAACGGCAGTATTCATATTGGTCACTCAGTAAACAAAATTCTCAAAGATATTATTATTAAATCCAAAGGGCTGGCGGGCTTTGATTCCCCATACATCCCTGGTTGGGATTGCCATGGATTACCTATTGAACACAAAGTTGAACAAATCGTAGGTAAACCAGGGGAAAAAGTTTCCGCCGCTGAATTTCGTGCAAAATGCCGTGAATATGCTAAAGAGCAAATTGAAGGGCAAAAAGCTGATTTTATCCGCTTAGGTGTGTTGGGTGAGTGGGACAAACCTTACCTGACCATGGATTTTAAAACCGAAGCGAACATCATCCGTGCGTTGGCGAAAACCGTTGCAAATGGCCACTTAGTGAAAGGGGCAAAACCCGTTCACTGGTGTACCGCATGTGGTTCTTCATTGGCTGAAGCGGAAGTCGAATATTACGACAAAACATCTCCATCTATCTACGTTCGCTTTCCTGCGGTAGATAGCAAAGCCGTTTGCGAAAAATTTGGTGTTTCTAGCGATAAAACGCCATCTTTAGTGATCTGGACGACAACGCCTTGGACATTACCAGCTAACCGTGCAATCTCTCTAAACCCAGAGTTCAAATACTCTCTGGTGGATGCGAATGGCGATTTAGTCATTCTGGCAACTGACTTAGTTGAAGAAGTCATGAAGACTGTCGGTGTTGAGTCGTGGACAGTATTAGGCGAGTGTGAAGGTAGCGCATTAGAGTTACTGCGTTTCGCTCATCCATTTATGGGCTTTGATGTGCCTGCAATTTTAGGCGACCACGTTACGCTAGATGCGGGTACAGGTGCGGTACATACAGCGCCAGGCCATGGTCCTGAAGACTATGTTGTTGGACAAAAATATGGTTTAGAAACAGCGAACCCAGTAGGCCCAGATGGCTGCTTCTTGCCAAATACCTATCCAGGTTTAGATGGTTTATTTATTTTCAAAGCTAACGATGTGGTGCTGGAAATTCTGAATGAGAAAGGCTTACTGATGTACAAGAAAGCTATCTCTCACAGCTACCCATGCTGCTGGCGCCATAAAACCCCAGTTATTTTCCGTGCGACACCACAATGGTTTATCGGCATGGATAAAAACGGTCTGCGTGAACAATCTCTGAAAGAGATCGATATTGTTCAGTGGATCCCAGGTTGGGGTCGTGCACGTATCGAGTCAATGGTAGAAAACCGTCCTGACTGGTGTATTTCACGTCAACGTACTTGGGGTACTCCAATGTCGTTATTCGTGCACAAAGAGACTGAAGAACTGCATCCGCGTACTTTAGAGCTGATGGAAGAAGTCGCTAAGCGCGTTGAAGTTGATGGTATCCAAGCATGGTGGGATTTAGATCCCGCTGAATTGCTGGGTGCTGATGCTGAAACTTATCGTAAAGTGCCAGACACATTAGACGTTTGGTTCGATTCAGGATCCACCCACTTTGCAGTGGTTGACGCGCGTCCTGAATTCCATGGCAACTCTGCGGATATGTATCTGGAAGGTTCTGACCAACACCGTGGTTGGTTCATGTCTTCTCTGATGCTGTCTACTGCGATGAAAGGCAAAGCCCCTTACCGTCAAGTTCTGACCCACGGTTTTACCGTTGATGGTCAAGGCCGTAAGATGTCTAAATCTTTAGGTAATACGGTTAGTCCGCAAGATGTGATGAATAAACTGGGTGCAGATATCCTGCGTCTGTGGGTGGCATCAACCGACTATACAGGCGAAATCGCGGTATCTGATGAAATTTTAAAACGTGCTGCAGACTCTTATCGCCGTATCCGTAATACCGCGCGTTTCTTACTGGCAAACTTAAATGGTTTCAATCCAGAAACCGATATGGTGAAACCAGAAGATATGGTGGTGTTAGATCGCTGGGCGGTTGGTCGTGCATTAGAAGCACAGAAAGAGATTACGAAAGCGTATGATGAGTATGATTTCTTAGGTGTTATCCAACGCTTAATGCATTTCTGCTCTATCGAGATGGGCTCGTTCTATCTGGATATTATCAAAGACCGTCAATACACCGCGAAAAGTGATAGCGTTGCTCGCCGTAGCTGCCAAACTGCACTGTTCCATATCGTGGAAGCATTGGTTCGTTGGATTGCACCGGTTCTGTCCTTCACCTCCGATGAAATCTGGAACGAATTACCGGGCAAACGCGCTCAGTTCGTTCTCACTGAAGAGTGGTATAACGGTTTATTTGGTTTAGACGAATCTGAAGCGATGAATGATGGTTTCTGGTCTGAACTGTTAGCCGTACGTGGTGAAGTGAACAAAGTTCTGGAACAAGCGCGTACAGACAAGCACATTGGTGGTTCGTTAGAAGCCTCGGTAACGTTATATGCAGATAGCACATTAGCCGTTAAGTTAAATAGCTTAGGTGATGAACTGCGTTTTGCGCTGTTAACATCTCAAGCGAATGTGGCTGATATTGCAACGGCACCTGCGGATGCACAAGACAGTGAACTGAAAGGCCTGAAAATTGCCTTCAGAAAAGCGGCTGGGGAAAAATGTCCTCGTTGCTGGCATTATGCAAGTGATATTGGTGCAGCGGCAGAACAACCTGAAATCTGTGGTCGCTGTGTGACTAACGTAGCCGGAAACGGTGAATTACGTAAGTTTGCTTAA
- the lspA gene encoding signal peptidase II, whose protein sequence is MKTPICSTGLRWLWLTVVIIVADLAIKQLVLKELTLYDPHPLIPYFNLMYAQNFGAAFSFLADKGGWQRWFFAGIAIAISITLMVMMYRQSVKKRLSNIAYALIIGGAIGNLFDRLVHGFVVDYIDFYVGNWHWPTFNLADMAICIGAALVIFEGFLPDKPKQQDAK, encoded by the coding sequence ATGAAGACACCTATTTGTTCTACTGGTTTGCGTTGGCTGTGGCTGACGGTTGTGATTATCGTTGCAGATTTAGCAATTAAGCAATTGGTCTTAAAAGAGCTAACTCTGTACGACCCACACCCTTTAATTCCGTACTTTAACCTTATGTACGCTCAAAACTTTGGTGCGGCATTCAGTTTTCTGGCGGATAAAGGCGGCTGGCAGCGCTGGTTCTTTGCTGGAATAGCTATTGCCATCTCCATTACGTTAATGGTGATGATGTATCGTCAAAGCGTGAAAAAACGCCTGAGCAATATTGCTTATGCGTTAATTATTGGTGGTGCGATCGGTAATTTATTTGACCGTTTAGTGCATGGCTTTGTGGTTGACTACATTGATTTTTATGTTGGCAACTGGCACTGGCCGACCTTCAACTTGGCGGATATGGCCATTTGTATCGGTGCGGCGTTGGTGATTTTTGAAGGCTTTTTGCCGGATAAACCCAAACAGCAAGATGCTAAATAG
- the fkpB gene encoding FKBP-type peptidyl-prolyl cis-trans isomerase translates to MSTQIQAQSSVLLHFTLKLEDGSTADSSHAQGKPALFALGNDSLSPELEAQLIGLSEGEKKTFSLAGDTVFGKHNPDLVQYFSLRDFMETGIPEIGTIMLFTGMNGSEMPGVVKAIEGESITVDFNHPLAEQQITFEIEVLEIDPQLESHHANING, encoded by the coding sequence ATGTCTACTCAAATACAGGCGCAGAGTTCTGTTTTACTGCATTTCACTCTGAAATTAGAGGATGGCTCCACGGCGGATTCTTCTCACGCACAAGGAAAGCCTGCGTTGTTTGCTCTTGGAAATGATTCACTGTCGCCAGAATTAGAAGCGCAACTGATTGGGCTATCTGAAGGTGAAAAGAAAACATTTTCCTTAGCAGGGGATACGGTATTCGGGAAACATAATCCAGACTTAGTGCAATACTTTTCATTGCGTGATTTTATGGAAACAGGGATCCCTGAAATTGGTACCATCATGCTGTTTACGGGCATGAATGGGAGCGAAATGCCGGGCGTCGTGAAAGCTATTGAAGGGGAATCAATTACTGTTGATTTTAACCATCCTCTTGCTGAGCAACAAATCACCTTTGAAATTGAAGTTCTAGAAATAGACCCACAATTGGAGAGTCACCATGCAAATATTAATGGCTAA
- the ispH gene encoding 4-hydroxy-3-methylbut-2-enyl diphosphate reductase, with translation MQILMANPRGFCAGVDRAISIVERALEIYGAPIYVRHEVVHNRYVVDDLRQRGAIFIEEISEVPDGSILIFSAHGVSQAIRQEARSRDLTMLFDATCPLVTKVHMEVARASRKGKEAILIGHAGHPEVEGTMGQYNNPEGGMYLVESPEDVWKLQVKDENNLSFMTQTTLSVDDTSDVIDALTRRFPNIVGPRKDDICYATTNRQEAARELAEKADIVLVVGSKNSSNSNRLAELASRMGKAAFLIDGAEDIQTEWLKDKKIIGLTAGASAPDILVRQVIDRLKELGADSVVELQGREENIVFEVPKELRVDVKEIN, from the coding sequence ATGCAAATATTAATGGCTAATCCTCGTGGATTTTGTGCGGGTGTTGACCGTGCAATCAGTATTGTTGAACGCGCCTTAGAAATTTATGGTGCACCGATTTATGTTCGCCATGAAGTGGTGCATAACCGCTATGTGGTTGATGATTTACGTCAGCGTGGCGCTATCTTCATTGAAGAAATCTCTGAAGTTCCTGATGGCTCTATTCTGATTTTCTCAGCGCATGGCGTTTCACAAGCCATTCGTCAAGAAGCCCGTTCCCGCGATTTAACCATGCTATTTGATGCGACCTGCCCATTAGTGACTAAAGTGCATATGGAAGTGGCTCGTGCAAGCCGTAAGGGCAAAGAGGCGATTTTAATCGGTCACGCAGGACACCCTGAAGTGGAAGGGACAATGGGGCAATACAATAACCCTGAAGGGGGAATGTATCTTGTTGAAAGTCCAGAAGACGTTTGGAAGCTACAGGTAAAAGATGAAAACAACCTGAGTTTTATGACGCAAACAACGCTTTCAGTGGATGATACCTCCGATGTGATTGATGCACTCACCCGTCGATTCCCAAATATTGTGGGGCCTCGTAAAGACGATATTTGCTATGCGACGACGAACCGCCAAGAAGCGGCGCGTGAGTTAGCAGAGAAAGCCGATATTGTGTTAGTCGTCGGTTCGAAAAACTCGTCCAACTCAAACCGTTTGGCGGAATTAGCGTCTCGAATGGGAAAAGCGGCATTTCTGATTGATGGTGCAGAAGATATTCAAACCGAGTGGTTAAAAGATAAGAAAATTATCGGATTGACAGCGGGGGCATCCGCGCCGGATATTTTAGTCCGCCAAGTGATTGATAGACTTAAAGAGCTGGGTGCAGACTCTGTGGTTGAGCTACAAGGACGAGAAGAGAATATCGTTTTTGAAGTGCCAAAAGAGTTGCGTGTAGACGTTAAAGAAATTAACTAA